In Eublepharis macularius isolate TG4126 chromosome 4, MPM_Emac_v1.0, whole genome shotgun sequence, the following are encoded in one genomic region:
- the CNPY2 gene encoding protein canopy homolog 2, producing the protein MNGWVSSMFCLSVILLLLLRGAFTRKSQDLHCGACRALVDELEWEIARVDPKKTIQMGSFRINPDGSQSVLEVPYARSEAHLTELLERICEHMNEYGEKVDPSTHRKSYVRVISHDGTKMDLSETKFDGDVASSLKFACESIAEEYEDELIEFFSHEAENVKDRLCSKRTDLCDHALHLPHDEL; encoded by the exons ATGAATGGCTGGGTTTCGAGCATGTTTTGCCTGTCTGTCATCCTCTTACTGCTGTTGAGGGGTGCCTTTACCCGGAAGAGCCAGGATCTCCATTGTGGAG caTGTAGGGCCCTGGTAGATGAACTGGAGTGGGAAATAGCTCGGGTGGACCCCAAGAAAACCATCCAGATGGGTTCCTTCCGCATCAATCCAGACGGAAGCCAATCAGTTTTAGAG GTGCCCTATGCCCGGTCTGAAGCTCACTTGACAGAATTGTTGGAGCGTATTTGTGAGCACATGAACGAATATGGAGAGAAGGTGGATCCTTCCACTCACCGTAAAAGCTATGTGAGAGTTATCTCTCATGATGGGACTAAAATGGACCTTTCTGAGACCAAATTTGATGGTGACGTGGCATCGAGCCTGAAATTTGCT TGTGAGAGTATAGCAGAAGAATATGAAGATGAGCTCATAGAGTTCTTCTCCCATGAGGCAGAAAACGTCAAAGACCGACTATGCAGCAAACGAACAG ATCTGTGTGACCATGCTTTGCATCTCCCACACGATGAACTGTGA